In Thermocrinis minervae, a single genomic region encodes these proteins:
- a CDS encoding TolC family protein: MMFLLLLFLLGISYAISLEEAVEVALKNNTSVRISELDIRKAEQAIRQARAGILPQVNLSYSYTRLSDSLAYGFTPKDRQSYLIGLNQTIFDRSIFTAITLAKDSMELKKLVHEDVKRTVEYQVKSLFYALLYKKKVVELLKENLSYWEENYKLAQAKYQAGILTKVDLIRTQAQLESAKAALEQAKTDYIKSLEDFKNLLKVDSITEPEGELSYSPFDKPLDILQEELLKNNSTLKVERVNYRVLQRQVELAKASYYPTLSANLGYQGSTGKKSFSGGTQWIEGYTAGVSLNYKIFDGFARDANVAQAQIDLLKEAQNLKDVESTQLTLLRKAYDDLQSLKTQIDATLKSLEASKEALRLSTERYRYGITTLLEVLDARNNYNTTLQNLYLLYYNYNSTLALIERLTR; this comes from the coding sequence ATGATGTTCTTATTGCTTTTATTCCTTCTTGGAATTTCCTATGCCATAAGCTTAGAGGAAGCTGTGGAGGTAGCCCTAAAGAACAACACTAGTGTTAGGATCTCAGAGCTTGATATAAGGAAGGCAGAACAGGCCATAAGACAAGCAAGAGCAGGAATACTTCCACAGGTCAACTTATCCTACTCTTACACCAGGCTTTCTGACTCCCTTGCATACGGTTTTACTCCCAAGGACAGACAGAGCTACCTTATTGGTCTAAACCAGACCATATTTGACAGATCTATTTTCACAGCAATAACCCTGGCCAAGGATTCCATGGAGCTAAAGAAGCTCGTCCATGAGGATGTTAAAAGGACGGTAGAGTATCAGGTGAAGAGCCTTTTTTATGCGCTCCTTTATAAGAAAAAAGTGGTAGAGCTTCTGAAGGAGAACCTCTCTTATTGGGAGGAGAACTACAAACTTGCCCAAGCTAAGTACCAGGCTGGCATCCTTACAAAGGTGGACCTTATACGTACCCAAGCACAGCTTGAAAGCGCAAAGGCAGCCTTAGAGCAGGCAAAAACGGACTACATAAAAAGTTTAGAGGATTTTAAAAATCTCTTGAAGGTGGACTCAATAACGGAGCCTGAAGGAGAGCTTTCCTACTCACCCTTTGACAAACCTCTTGATATCCTTCAGGAAGAGTTGCTGAAGAACAACAGTACCCTAAAGGTTGAAAGGGTCAATTACAGGGTTTTACAAAGACAGGTGGAACTAGCAAAGGCGAGCTACTATCCTACTCTGAGTGCAAACCTAGGATACCAAGGAAGTACCGGAAAGAAGAGCTTCTCGGGAGGTACTCAGTGGATAGAGGGGTACACGGCGGGCGTATCTCTTAACTATAAGATCTTTGACGGCTTTGCAAGGGATGCAAACGTAGCACAGGCACAGATAGACCTCCTTAAGGAAGCTCAGAACTTAAAAGACGTAGAGAGTACTCAGCTTACACTTCTGCGTAAGGCCTACGACGATCTACAATCCTTGAAAACTCAGATAGATGCAACCCTTAAATCTCTAGAGGCTTCTAAGGAGGCTCTCAGGCTCTCCACTGAAAGGTACAGGTACGGCATAACCACGCTCCTCGAGGTGTTAGACGCCAGGAACAATTACAACAC
- a CDS encoding efflux RND transporter periplasmic adaptor subunit, translating to MWIYLFLIVVLLLGSCQKKEEVKQVKKAVTVSVYTVRSEPVEVSYQQKAYLEAVKDVYVKPEVSGRILKLYVDEGSFVKAGQPLLAIDPSDYQNTLSQLNAQLSQAMANYQNQKAIVERRKFLYDKELISKEDYENALTQLKVYEDTIKSIRAQLNNAKLMLSRTQVKAPFSGFIAQRLVNVGDYVTPASQTFRLVTLNPIRIVFQVPQEIYPYVKEGSVVEVDVEGIGKYKAKVYFVSPAADQSRQLTVKAQMENPEGKLKPGMYAQVQIPLEQRIAFKVPEKSLVLFGNRYILWKVENSKAKMVPVTRIVKQEEGYAYVEAPLKDSDSIVTDNAYMLQEGVQVEVR from the coding sequence ATGTGGATATACCTGTTCCTTATAGTAGTCCTCCTTTTAGGCTCCTGTCAAAAGAAGGAGGAGGTAAAACAGGTCAAAAAAGCCGTAACAGTCAGCGTGTACACAGTCAGATCTGAGCCTGTAGAGGTTTCATATCAACAGAAAGCTTACCTAGAAGCCGTGAAGGACGTTTATGTAAAACCCGAAGTAAGCGGAAGAATATTGAAGCTCTATGTGGATGAAGGAAGCTTTGTCAAAGCAGGACAACCTTTACTCGCCATAGACCCTTCCGATTACCAAAACACCCTCTCCCAACTGAACGCTCAGCTTTCTCAAGCTATGGCCAACTACCAAAACCAGAAGGCTATAGTGGAAAGAAGGAAATTCCTGTACGATAAGGAGCTCATTTCCAAAGAGGATTATGAAAACGCTCTTACGCAGCTTAAGGTATACGAAGATACCATAAAAAGCATACGGGCTCAACTAAACAACGCTAAGCTTATGCTGTCAAGAACTCAAGTGAAAGCACCCTTCTCTGGTTTTATAGCCCAAAGGCTAGTAAACGTAGGAGACTATGTGACTCCGGCAAGTCAAACCTTTAGGCTTGTCACCCTAAACCCTATAAGGATAGTCTTCCAAGTTCCACAGGAGATATATCCCTACGTAAAGGAGGGTTCGGTGGTTGAAGTGGATGTGGAAGGAATAGGCAAGTACAAAGCAAAGGTTTACTTTGTTTCCCCTGCTGCAGATCAAAGCAGACAGCTCACCGTTAAGGCACAGATGGAAAACCCAGAAGGAAAGCTAAAGCCAGGCATGTATGCTCAGGTACAGATACCCTTAGAACAAAGGATTGCCTTTAAAGTACCGGAAAAAAGCCTCGTGCTCTTCGGCAACAGATACATCCTGTGGAAGGTGGAGAACTCTAAGGCAAAGATGGTACCCGTCACTAGGATAGTAAAGCAGGAGGAAGGATACGCTTACGTTGAAGCTCCACTCAAGGATTCTGATAGCATAGTTACGGATAACGCTTACATGCTGCAGGAAGGTGTGCAGGTGGAAGTAAGATGA
- a CDS encoding sigma-54-dependent transcriptional regulator, translating into MLASVLVIDDEKSIRLTLKEILEEEGYLVETAQDIKEAKEKISKAYFHTLILDLWLPDGLGFELIEYTKKNLPDANIIVITGHGKIEDAVKAIREGAYDFIEKPFSTERLLLSLRRAVEDVLKKRQMFQEMDQLIGESPQMLQVKELIRKVSQSDASVLILGESGTGKELVARLIHKLSNRKDGPFVDINCASLPDELLEAELFGYEKGAFTSATSRKQGKLELSHGGTLFLDEIGDMSLKAQAKLLRVLETKSFTRLGGTQVIHSDFRLVSASNKDIKKQMQEGSFREDLYYRIAVFTITLPPLRERGKDIILLAEHFLNYFSTKYARPTPYLTENAKEILLSYPWKGNVRELKNLMERIVILHPGDKIDERFLSGLLNPLNRPNLESLLSYNDLKKARQEFEKMFIEAKLKEYNYDVKKVSEVIGIDLSNLYRKIRNYNIPIKSA; encoded by the coding sequence ATGCTTGCCTCTGTGCTCGTAATAGATGACGAAAAGTCTATAAGGCTGACCCTAAAGGAAATACTAGAAGAAGAGGGATACCTTGTAGAGACAGCCCAGGATATAAAGGAAGCGAAGGAGAAGATATCCAAAGCTTACTTTCATACACTCATACTTGATCTTTGGTTGCCCGATGGTCTTGGTTTTGAACTAATAGAATACACCAAGAAGAACCTTCCAGATGCGAACATAATAGTCATCACAGGCCATGGTAAGATAGAGGACGCCGTAAAAGCTATCAGAGAAGGGGCTTACGACTTTATAGAAAAGCCCTTCTCTACAGAGAGACTACTCTTAAGCCTAAGGAGAGCTGTAGAGGATGTGCTAAAGAAGCGCCAGATGTTCCAGGAGATGGATCAGCTCATAGGAGAAAGTCCGCAGATGCTGCAAGTAAAGGAACTCATAAGGAAAGTATCCCAATCGGATGCGAGTGTGCTGATTCTGGGTGAAAGCGGGACTGGTAAGGAGCTTGTAGCCAGACTCATCCACAAGCTTTCAAACAGAAAAGACGGACCCTTTGTAGACATAAACTGTGCATCCCTACCTGATGAACTCCTTGAGGCAGAGCTCTTTGGCTATGAAAAAGGAGCTTTTACATCGGCAACTAGTAGGAAACAGGGCAAGCTTGAGCTCTCCCACGGTGGAACCCTCTTCCTGGATGAAATAGGAGATATGAGTCTTAAAGCTCAGGCTAAGCTGCTGAGAGTGTTAGAGACGAAGAGCTTTACAAGGCTTGGTGGCACACAAGTAATACATTCAGACTTTAGGCTGGTAAGTGCTTCCAACAAGGACATAAAGAAGCAGATGCAAGAGGGAAGCTTTAGGGAAGACCTGTACTACCGTATAGCCGTCTTTACCATAACACTACCCCCTCTAAGGGAAAGGGGCAAGGACATAATACTCCTGGCTGAACACTTCTTGAATTACTTCTCCACAAAATATGCAAGGCCTACACCTTACCTTACAGAGAACGCCAAGGAGATACTCCTCTCCTACCCCTGGAAGGGAAACGTCAGGGAGCTCAAGAACCTCATGGAGAGAATAGTCATACTGCATCCAGGTGATAAGATAGATGAGAGGTTCCTGTCTGGGCTCTTAAACCCTTTAAACAGACCCAACCTAGAGTCTCTTCTTTCGTACAACGATCTTAAGAAGGCACGCCAAGAGTTTGAGAAGATGTTTATAGAGGCTAAGCTTAAGGAGTACAACTACGACGTTAAAAAGGTTTCTGAGGTTATAGGCATAGACTTGTCCAACCTCTACAGAAAGATAAGAAACTACAACATACCCATAAAGTCTGCTTGA
- a CDS encoding FAD-binding oxidoreductase codes for MFAILKRDPVNRLRALLGDRKVNTSIVERKLYSYDATPIPIERSVPLGVVFPENKEDVIKLVEFCYEENIAIFPRGAGSGLTGGAVPTVEKSFVVSFEKMDSFKVDLENSVVYAEPGVVTAHLQEYVEKLGLFYPPDPSSYKYSTIGGNLAENAGGPRCLKYGVTRNYVLGLEAVIKEGKVIKLGSPVIKNVAGYDLMGLFVGSEGTLGLITGATLKLIPKPQERLTALAVFQSLEDVGKAVTKILTSGVFPSALEFMDRDAIRAVEDFKGVGLPRDAEGLLLIEVDGTPSGVREEIGMVEGILKSMGVEVKVSYDKESSEKLWTARKSLGPALGNLKSGKINEDIVVPRSCLAEFLPRVRQIAQKYNLMVAVFGHIGDGNLHVNFLYDKSNPEEEERAEQAVDELFELTLSYDGSITGEHGVGLTKKKFLSWQFGQVGMELLRDIKRSFDPKNLFNPGKVFDL; via the coding sequence ATGTTTGCGATTTTGAAAAGGGATCCTGTAAACAGGCTTAGAGCCCTACTGGGTGATAGAAAGGTAAACACCTCTATAGTAGAAAGAAAGCTCTACTCTTACGATGCTACTCCTATACCCATAGAAAGGTCTGTTCCGCTAGGAGTGGTGTTTCCAGAAAACAAAGAAGATGTGATAAAGCTCGTGGAGTTCTGCTATGAGGAGAACATAGCCATATTCCCAAGAGGTGCTGGTTCTGGTCTAACAGGTGGGGCTGTACCTACAGTGGAAAAGAGTTTTGTCGTCTCCTTTGAAAAGATGGATTCCTTCAAAGTGGACCTTGAGAACAGTGTAGTGTACGCAGAGCCCGGAGTTGTAACTGCGCATCTGCAGGAGTATGTGGAAAAGCTTGGCCTTTTTTACCCTCCAGACCCTTCCTCCTATAAGTACTCTACCATAGGGGGTAACTTAGCCGAGAACGCAGGTGGACCGAGGTGTTTAAAGTACGGAGTGACTCGCAACTACGTGCTAGGACTGGAAGCAGTCATAAAGGAAGGTAAGGTTATAAAGCTTGGTAGTCCAGTCATAAAGAACGTGGCAGGTTATGATCTTATGGGTCTGTTTGTAGGTTCGGAGGGAACTCTTGGTCTTATAACAGGTGCAACCCTGAAGCTTATACCAAAGCCTCAAGAGAGACTTACAGCTCTAGCTGTGTTTCAAAGCTTGGAGGACGTAGGAAAAGCTGTGACCAAAATACTTACCTCCGGTGTGTTCCCTTCAGCTCTTGAGTTTATGGACAGGGATGCTATAAGGGCAGTGGAGGACTTTAAAGGAGTAGGTCTACCAAGGGATGCAGAGGGACTACTCTTAATAGAGGTGGATGGGACACCAAGCGGCGTAAGGGAAGAAATAGGAATGGTAGAAGGTATACTGAAGTCTATGGGTGTTGAGGTAAAAGTTTCCTACGACAAGGAAAGCTCCGAAAAGCTCTGGACAGCTAGAAAGAGCTTAGGTCCAGCCCTTGGAAACCTCAAAAGCGGCAAGATAAACGAAGACATTGTAGTACCCAGAAGCTGCCTGGCTGAGTTCCTTCCACGGGTAAGGCAGATAGCTCAAAAGTATAACCTTATGGTGGCAGTTTTTGGTCACATAGGTGACGGAAACTTGCATGTAAACTTCCTGTACGATAAGTCCAACCCAGAAGAAGAGGAAAGGGCAGAACAAGCTGTAGATGAGCTCTTTGAACTCACCCTGTCCTACGATGGCTCTATAACAGGAGAGCACGGTGTGGGGCTTACCAAGAAAAAGTTCCTAAGCTGGCAGTTTGGTCAGGTAGGCATGGAGCTTTTAAGGGACATCAAGAGAAGCTTTGATCCTAAAAACCTCTTCAATCCTGGGAAGGTGTTTGACCTTTAA
- a CDS encoding cellulose biosynthesis cyclic di-GMP-binding regulatory protein BcsB, with product MRKKLLLLLSMSGIALGQPLIDPNFADRLFPYITYSTVWSGTPATLSDVAVPNVLIVYGKKEDPDVVALAGKIAYYLGQWTDDIGFSVEDVKQSRIPELLVNDERLKSLDYKNLIVVGTNNSVVKELGLKFEGPTIKVIQKDGKNIMLVGGKTKEDVIKAGKYLADVRLNFKAGAYKTFFSFVALRGYIEKGEFDAALRLIRSPQGLSACGKNMALAAPMVANWNDDIKAVVKKRNSILYSELPKAIESKDKNKAVELWKEAMFTCYQCHQGIDIPQLRKFKPLESIHSKHQRIAESFGLIVKAGNEVSCVACHSGKTSIRGYQ from the coding sequence ATGAGAAAAAAGCTCCTACTCCTATTGTCCATGTCTGGCATAGCCTTAGGTCAGCCTTTGATAGACCCTAACTTTGCAGACAGATTATTTCCTTATATAACCTACTCTACAGTTTGGAGTGGAACACCTGCCACACTCTCTGACGTAGCTGTTCCAAACGTGCTTATAGTTTACGGCAAGAAGGAAGATCCAGATGTGGTTGCCTTGGCTGGTAAGATAGCCTACTACCTAGGCCAGTGGACTGATGACATTGGTTTTTCAGTGGAGGACGTAAAGCAGTCTAGAATTCCTGAGCTTCTCGTAAACGATGAAAGACTAAAATCCCTTGATTACAAAAACCTTATAGTAGTGGGTACCAACAACTCCGTAGTGAAAGAGCTAGGCCTTAAGTTTGAAGGGCCCACCATAAAGGTAATCCAGAAGGATGGCAAGAACATAATGTTAGTAGGTGGGAAGACCAAGGAGGATGTTATCAAAGCTGGTAAATATCTTGCAGATGTGAGGCTCAACTTCAAAGCGGGTGCATACAAGACTTTCTTCTCCTTCGTAGCTCTGCGTGGTTACATAGAAAAAGGAGAGTTTGATGCAGCTCTTAGGCTGATAAGAAGTCCTCAAGGGCTTTCTGCATGTGGGAAAAACATGGCTTTGGCGGCTCCAATGGTGGCAAACTGGAACGATGACATAAAGGCCGTGGTGAAAAAGAGGAACAGCATACTCTATTCGGAACTACCAAAAGCGATAGAATCAAAGGATAAGAACAAAGCTGTAGAACTCTGGAAGGAGGCCATGTTTACATGCTATCAATGCCACCAGGGTATAGACATACCTCAACTCAGGAAGTTCAAGCCCCTTGAAAGCATCCACTCAAAACATCAACGTATAGCTGAAAGCTTTGGTTTAATAGTTAAGGCAGGTAATGAAGTATCTTGTGTTGCATGTCACAGCGGTAAAACAAGCATAAGGGGTTATCAATGA
- a CDS encoding NAD(P)-dependent oxidoreductase yields MKVGFIGLGSLGKEIAKRLSSQGVELLVWNRTKKKAQELGFQVADSPKELISQVDRVFLIVFDSQASEEVIFGKDGLVEGPIEGKTIIDMTTNHYRYVVEAQQELEKRGAFYLDAPILGSVIPARKGELTILVGGDKEKFEENRPVFEKFCKVIMYVGPVGNATKLKLINNIVLGGFMEILSEAIAVGERAGLPKDLIIEVLSNGAGKSYILDVKKQKLLEEDFETHFSVDLIYKDLHYAQDLVKDIKAFTMTLQNVKEAYGLARFKGLGELDFSAVYKMFKDED; encoded by the coding sequence ATGAAAGTAGGTTTCATAGGCTTAGGTTCTTTGGGTAAAGAGATAGCCAAGAGATTATCGTCCCAGGGCGTAGAGCTTTTAGTCTGGAACAGAACCAAGAAGAAAGCCCAAGAGCTTGGCTTCCAAGTAGCTGACTCGCCCAAGGAGCTCATATCCCAAGTGGATAGGGTGTTCCTGATAGTGTTTGACAGTCAAGCATCAGAAGAAGTTATATTCGGCAAGGATGGCCTGGTGGAAGGACCCATTGAAGGAAAGACAATAATAGACATGACCACAAACCACTACAGGTACGTGGTAGAAGCTCAGCAGGAACTGGAGAAAAGAGGTGCCTTCTATCTGGATGCCCCTATACTCGGAAGCGTCATACCAGCACGGAAGGGAGAGCTTACTATACTTGTGGGTGGTGACAAGGAGAAGTTTGAAGAGAACAGACCTGTCTTTGAAAAGTTCTGTAAGGTCATCATGTATGTAGGTCCTGTAGGTAACGCCACCAAGCTCAAGCTTATAAATAACATAGTACTCGGTGGTTTCATGGAGATTCTTTCCGAAGCCATAGCCGTGGGAGAAAGGGCTGGCCTTCCCAAGGACCTTATCATAGAGGTGCTTTCCAACGGAGCAGGGAAGTCATACATACTAGACGTAAAAAAGCAGAAGCTTCTGGAAGAAGACTTTGAAACCCACTTCTCCGTGGACCTTATATACAAGGATCTACACTATGCCCAGGACTTGGTAAAGGATATAAAAGCTTTCACCATGACCCTTCAGAATGTAAAAGAAGCCTACGGCTTGGCCAGGTTTAAAGGTTTAGGGGAGTTAGACTTCTCAGCAGTCTACAAGATGTTTAAAGATGAAGATTGA
- a CDS encoding rod-binding protein: protein MKIDFILPSSNYLDTVKRDKKELAKEFEAILLKEFLKEGLKPVLENKSFQERMYYDSFIDSLSRKLAEAGGVGIAKMILKSIKDEKDR from the coding sequence ATGAAGATTGACTTTATTCTCCCCTCAAGCAACTACCTGGATACTGTAAAAAGGGACAAGAAGGAGTTGGCAAAGGAGTTTGAAGCCATCCTACTTAAGGAGTTTCTAAAGGAGGGTCTTAAGCCGGTGCTAGAAAATAAGAGCTTTCAAGAGAGGATGTACTACGATAGCTTTATAGACAGCCTAAGCAGAAAGCTGGCCGAAGCCGGTGGAGTGGGTATAGCAAAGATGATACTAAAGAGTATAAAGGATGAGAAGGATAGATAA
- a CDS encoding pyridoxal phosphate-dependent aminotransferase: MRRIDKISSFIVMDIYQEAQRIDDVIHMEIGEPDLDPPPGVIENLNRAIRERKYFYTPSLGIWELREKIAEHYKVYYGVEVSPERIVITTGTSGAFLVAYAILTSQGDKVVLADPSYPCYKNFAHLLDVEPVFVPVDASTNYQILPEMIEDLDFNVLHISSPSNPTGTIYSEENLKKLIELCERKGAYFISDEIYHGLVYEGKETTALQFSDSAIVISGFSKFFCMPGFRLGWMVLPEHLVRSADVVIQNVYISAPALSQYAALGAFDYEYLSRVREIYRRRKDILYEGLKDVFNIEVKPEGAFYIWARIDRYSTDSYNFSLELLRKARVAVTPGVDFGFNKTNLYIRFSYTKDEDALREGIQRIKDYLTR; this comes from the coding sequence ATGAGAAGGATAGATAAGATCTCATCCTTCATAGTGATGGACATCTACCAAGAAGCGCAGCGAATTGATGATGTAATACACATGGAGATAGGAGAGCCGGATCTAGATCCACCACCTGGAGTCATAGAAAACCTAAACAGAGCCATAAGGGAAAGGAAGTACTTTTATACACCCTCCCTTGGTATATGGGAGCTAAGAGAGAAGATAGCTGAACACTACAAGGTGTATTACGGTGTTGAGGTATCGCCTGAGAGGATAGTGATAACCACGGGAACCTCAGGTGCTTTCCTAGTTGCCTACGCTATACTCACATCTCAAGGCGATAAAGTAGTTTTGGCGGATCCTTCCTATCCTTGCTATAAGAACTTTGCTCACCTTCTTGACGTAGAACCAGTGTTTGTGCCAGTGGATGCATCCACTAACTATCAAATACTGCCAGAGATGATAGAAGACCTAGACTTCAATGTCCTTCATATCTCTTCTCCTTCAAACCCTACAGGAACCATATACTCGGAGGAAAACCTAAAGAAACTTATCGAACTCTGCGAGAGAAAGGGGGCATACTTTATATCGGATGAGATTTACCACGGACTTGTTTATGAAGGAAAGGAGACAACTGCTTTGCAGTTTTCAGACAGTGCTATAGTTATAAGTGGTTTTTCTAAATTCTTCTGCATGCCAGGTTTTAGACTAGGCTGGATGGTACTACCAGAACATCTGGTAAGAAGTGCAGACGTGGTAATACAAAACGTTTACATATCCGCACCTGCGCTAAGCCAGTATGCTGCGCTTGGGGCCTTTGACTACGAGTACCTTTCTAGAGTGAGAGAGATATACAGAAGGAGGAAAGACATACTATACGAAGGTTTGAAGGACGTTTTCAACATAGAGGTTAAACCTGAAGGAGCCTTCTACATCTGGGCACGCATAGACAGGTACTCCACAGACTCTTATAACTTTTCGTTGGAACTTCTAAGAAAGGCCAGAGTTGCTGTAACTCCAGGTGTAGACTTCGGTTTTAACAAGACAAACCTTTACATTAGGTTTTCATACACAAAGGATGAGGATGCCCTTAGAGAGGGCATCCAGAGGATAAAGGATTACTTAACAAGATAG
- a CDS encoding OmpA family protein, with the protein MKKIALASALFVGLTLSLGNAQELTDPCGSPKEVFSKYLLDKCYKNYFDAITGASKKADEAISKVNDLEKRVGKLENIADDHEKRIRALEGRPVQETKSTTEQATARSFEATKVGTVHFAFNKFTLSKKAVDELKNVAQKLKDEKGEVLVVGFADKRGTSKYNFDLSMHRAQMVASELVKLGVDESRIRITAYGKELAQKFGKEFRAQRAVEIYLVK; encoded by the coding sequence ATGAAGAAAATAGCTCTAGCATCCGCACTCTTCGTTGGTCTTACCTTATCCCTGGGCAACGCTCAGGAACTTACAGACCCTTGTGGAAGCCCAAAGGAAGTCTTCAGTAAGTACCTTCTGGACAAGTGCTACAAGAACTACTTTGATGCTATAACTGGAGCAAGTAAAAAAGCTGACGAAGCCATATCTAAGGTAAACGATCTTGAAAAGAGAGTAGGCAAGCTTGAAAACATAGCTGATGATCATGAGAAAAGGATAAGGGCTCTTGAAGGAAGACCAGTTCAAGAAACCAAGTCAACTACAGAACAAGCTACTGCACGTAGCTTTGAAGCAACAAAGGTGGGTACTGTTCACTTTGCTTTCAATAAGTTTACGCTATCCAAGAAGGCTGTTGATGAGCTTAAAAATGTGGCACAAAAGCTGAAAGATGAGAAAGGAGAAGTTCTAGTTGTAGGCTTTGCAGATAAAAGAGGTACAAGCAAGTATAACTTTGATCTCTCTATGCACAGGGCACAGATGGTTGCCAGTGAGCTTGTAAAGCTTGGTGTGGACGAAAGTAGGATAAGAATAACCGCCTACGGTAAAGAGCTTGCCCAGAAGTTTGGAAAAGAGTTTAGGGCGCAGAGAGCTGTAGAGATCTATCTTGTTAAGTAA
- the metG gene encoding methionine--tRNA ligase subunit beta, which yields MELITIEDFQKLDIRLAKVLSAERVEGSEKLLKLRLSIGDEERTVVAGIAKHYTPEELINKKILFLANLKPRKIFGIESQGMVLALSDGEKLSLIVPDVDVKEGSKVS from the coding sequence ATGGAGCTTATAACGATAGAGGATTTCCAAAAGCTTGACATAAGGCTAGCAAAGGTATTGTCTGCAGAACGTGTAGAAGGCTCGGAAAAGCTTCTTAAACTAAGACTATCCATAGGAGATGAAGAAAGAACAGTAGTAGCTGGTATAGCAAAGCACTACACACCTGAAGAACTAATAAACAAGAAGATACTTTTCCTGGCAAACCTAAAACCAAGGAAGATATTCGGGATAGAATCTCAAGGAATGGTTCTTGCTCTGTCAGACGGAGAGAAGCTCTCCTTGATAGTACCGGATGTAGATGTAAAAGAAGGATCAAAGGTAAGCTAA
- a CDS encoding NAD(P)/FAD-dependent oxidoreductase, translating into MKVVIVGNGPAAVSAIKAFRKVDKDSDIVVLSAEEYPAYAPNCMENVIRGDIGDDALFYAGGFSFYEKYKVDLRLGKEVVSIDNKKKIIYVKGGEEVSYDKCLLAAGASAFIPPIPGVELGGVTTAKSLDDAKRIRKWILEGRVRRVVIVGAGPIGIEDAETLRYMGLEVSVVEVFDRVLPRMLDKHMADLYMKPLEEEGIRFYLNSQVVAFHGEDGWVEAVEIKKLGSDRSIYLPADMVILSTGVRPRTYLVEGTDIRLHVDEIKGRVVGGVLVDEYQRTSDPDVYAAGDICSGIDVFGRHRWIALFPTAQQAGAIAGYNMAGLKVKNPGLVDYNAVKTRMVTAGSGGLFEEADESHTFELDNQIIKIFLRDGVLIGYQFVGLPKVLSVNKNNPFLKDSITFKFTGQGLEASGVLMHHFMRYRDRKVTQKVLSVIKNGALRSLANPSHDIPLFSL; encoded by the coding sequence GTGAAGGTAGTCATAGTAGGGAACGGACCTGCCGCAGTAAGTGCTATAAAGGCTTTCAGAAAAGTAGACAAGGACTCTGACATAGTAGTACTCTCTGCGGAAGAGTATCCTGCGTACGCCCCAAACTGTATGGAAAACGTCATAAGAGGGGACATAGGTGATGATGCCCTTTTTTACGCTGGAGGCTTTTCCTTCTACGAGAAGTATAAGGTAGACCTCAGACTCGGCAAAGAGGTGGTAAGCATAGACAACAAGAAGAAGATTATCTATGTAAAAGGTGGGGAGGAGGTAAGCTACGATAAGTGCCTTCTGGCTGCAGGTGCCTCTGCCTTTATACCACCCATACCAGGTGTTGAACTGGGTGGTGTGACCACAGCTAAGAGTCTGGACGATGCCAAGAGGATAAGAAAATGGATCTTAGAGGGTAGGGTAAGAAGGGTAGTGATAGTGGGGGCCGGACCCATAGGTATAGAGGATGCCGAAACTCTAAGGTATATGGGACTTGAAGTCTCTGTGGTTGAAGTCTTTGATAGAGTACTTCCTAGAATGTTGGACAAACATATGGCAGATCTTTACATGAAACCTTTAGAAGAGGAAGGCATAAGATTTTACCTAAACTCGCAAGTGGTAGCTTTCCATGGTGAGGACGGTTGGGTAGAGGCCGTAGAGATAAAGAAGCTAGGCTCCGACAGGAGTATATACCTTCCGGCCGATATGGTCATACTCTCTACCGGTGTAAGACCAAGAACGTACCTCGTTGAAGGAACAGACATAAGGCTCCACGTGGATGAGATAAAGGGTAGGGTGGTAGGTGGAGTACTAGTAGATGAGTACCAGAGGACCTCGGATCCGGACGTGTATGCAGCTGGTGACATCTGCTCGGGGATAGATGTCTTTGGAAGGCACAGGTGGATAGCCCTATTTCCAACGGCTCAGCAGGCCGGAGCCATAGCAGGCTATAACATGGCAGGCTTGAAGGTAAAGAACCCTGGTCTAGTAGACTACAACGCAGTCAAGACAAGGATGGTGACTGCGGGTAGCGGTGGCCTCTTTGAGGAAGCGGACGAATCCCATACCTTTGAGCTTGATAACCAGATAATAAAAATTTTCCTAAGGGATGGTGTTCTTATAGGTTATCAATTTGTAGGATTGCCGAAGGTTCTAAGTGTAAACAAGAATAATCCTTTCCTTAAAGATTCTATTACCTTTAAGTTTACTGGCCAAGGGCTTGAAGCTTCAGGTGTTCTCATGCATCACTTTATGCGCTACAGGGACAGAAAAGTAACTCAGAAGGTTCTATCTGTGATAAAAAACGGTGCTCTCAGATCTTTAGCAAATCCCAGTCATGATATACCTTTGTTTAGCCTTTAG